Part of the Bacteroidales bacterium genome, ATATCCTCAACAAGAACATAATATGCGCGGTTTAGATAGAGCTCATCTGCTTGAGAAAATATATCGCTATATGGAAGATTTTGTGAAATAGCTATTGTTAAGATGAGGATTTTATTTATCGGAAAAGGGTTTTCCGATTTAGAAAACAGCTTTTGCTATTTCTCTGATATTATCCGGTTTCCCCATAGTGTAAAAATGTAATACAGGAGCTCCTGCAGCAATAAGTTCTTTACTTTGAGCAATGCTCCATTCTATTCCTAATTGATAAACTTGCTTATTAGATTTGCATTTTTGTACTTCTGCTACAAGTTCTTGCGGAATATCAACATGAAAAGTCTGTGGCAACATTATCAATTGTTTTTTTGTAGATAATGGTTTTAATCCGGGAATAATTGGAACATTAATACCAACGGCTCTACAGCTTTTTACAAACTCAAAATACTTATTATTGTCAAAAAACATTTGAGTAACAATATATTCGGCTCCGGCATCTACTTTAGCTTTTAGATTAATTAAATCGCTTTGTAAATTTGGAGCTTCCGGATGCTTTTCGGGATAACCGGCTACACCAATACAGAAATCTGTAGGATGTGTATTTTCTAAATCCTTTTCGAGATAAATGCCGTTATTTAAATCGTTTACTTGTTTAACTAAATCAACGGCAAAGGCGTTGTTATCAGTAGATGTAATAAATTGTTTTTGTGCTGCCGGCAAATCGCCTCGTAAAAGTAAAAGATTGTCAATACCTAAAAAATGTAAATCGATAAGCGCATTTTCTGTTACTTCGCGTTTGAAGCCGCCACAGATTAGATGGGGCACTACATCTATGCCTGTTTTGTATTGTATAGCCGAAGAAATACCCACTGTTCCGGGGCGTTTTCGTATAGTTCGTTTTTTTATAAAACCATCAGGCATAGTTTCATAAATAATTTCTTCCTGATGATAAGTAATATTTATATAAGCAGGATTAAAATCAAGAAGAGGATTTATTTTCTTTTCAATATCACTAAACTGTTCCCCTTTTAAAGGAGGTAATAGTTCAAAAGAAAAAAGTGTATTTGATGCTTTATGAATATGTTCTATTACTTTCATTATAGGATAAATTAAAGGTTTTGATTGAGTAGACTTTTTGCTTTTTCTACTGAAATATTTTTTCTGTCAGCATAGTCGTTTAGCTGATCATCTGCAATTTTACCAACATTAAAATATTTACTTTGTGGATGCGCAAAATAATAACCCGATACACTTGCCGGTGGATACATTGCATAGTTTTCTGTTAATTGAACTCCTATATTTTTTTCAACATTCAGCAAATCGAAAATTACTCTTTTTTCGGAATGTTCAGGACAAGCGGGATATCCGGGTGCGGGTCTAATCCCTCGGTATTTTTCTTTTAAAATAAGCGGAATGTCTGCTTTTTCATCGGGCGCATAGCCCCAATAATTAGCACGTACTTTATAATGTAGAAGCTCAGCTAATGCTTCAGCTAACCTATCGGCCATAATTTTTATCATTATGCTGTTATAGTCATCGTTCTGATCTAAATATTCCTGACTTAAACCATCGGTTCCCGTTCCTATACTAACTACAAAAGCGCCAATATAATCGGTTTCTTTTGTGTCTTTAGATAAGATAAAATCTGCTAAAGAAAGATTGGGAATATTCTGTTCTTTTTTTTCTTGATTACGTAAAAAATGAAATTTAGTCAGTATTTTGTCCTGTTTTTCATCTTCAAAAACAGTAATAGATTCTTGTTGACTATCAGCCGGGAAAATGCCATAAACAGCTTTTGGTTTTATACGTGAGTCTTTTTCCATTTGATCGAGGATAAGCTGTCCGTCATCCCATAATTTTTTAGCTTCAACACCTTTAACCGGATCATCGAAAATAGCGGGATATTTTCCGCTAATTTTCCACGCGTGAAAGAAAAAGGTCCAATCTATCCAAGGACGGATATCCGCAACGGTAAATGTATTCATTAGCTGAACGCCCATTTTATTTGGTTTTACTATTTGAGCAGTATTTGTCTGTATTTTAAAACCGTTTTCGCGTGCCTTAACTAAAGAAATAAGAGTTTTGCTTTGTTTGTTTTTATTGTGCTTTTGACGTAATTCTTTATAACGAGTATTTATTTCTTTCTGAAAATCAGTTTGTTTTGTTGGAGAAATTAGTCGTCCACTAATCTGAACACTTCTTGAAGCATCTTTTACATAAACAACAGGGCTTTGATAAGCAGGAGCAATTTTTACTGCCGTATGAATTTCGGAAGTGGTTGCTCCACCGATTAAAACAGGTATTTTAAGCTCTCGTCTTTGCATTTCTGCCGCTACGTGAACCATTTCTTCGAGCGAAGGAGTGATTAATCCGCTTAAACCAATAATATCTACTTTTTCGTCTATAGCTGTTTGAAGAATTTTTTCAGTAGGAACCATTACCCCTAAATCAATAACTTCAAAATTATTACAACCCAAAATAACACTCACAATATTTTTTCCAATA contains:
- the metF gene encoding methylenetetrahydrofolate reductase [NAD(P)H]; this translates as MKVIEHIHKASNTLFSFELLPPLKGEQFSDIEKKINPLLDFNPAYINITYHQEEIIYETMPDGFIKKRTIRKRPGTVGISSAIQYKTGIDVVPHLICGGFKREVTENALIDLHFLGIDNLLLLRGDLPAAQKQFITSTDNNAFAVDLVKQVNDLNNGIYLEKDLENTHPTDFCIGVAGYPEKHPEAPNLQSDLINLKAKVDAGAEYIVTQMFFDNNKYFEFVKSCRAVGINVPIIPGLKPLSTKKQLIMLPQTFHVDIPQELVAEVQKCKSNKQVYQLGIEWSIAQSKELIAAGAPVLHFYTMGKPDNIREIAKAVF